Proteins encoded in a region of the Teredinibacter purpureus genome:
- a CDS encoding SDR family NAD(P)-dependent oxidoreductase: MTLTNQYPSLKDRVVLITGGASGIGANMVEAFCRQQAIVAFIDILADEAEALVAQLTATEGVRAPRYFQCDLRDISLLQATINAIAELLGPIAVLLNNAGDDERHDFREVTVDYWDDRIAVNLRHYFFAAQAVYPYMQSLGYGSIINLGSMSWYARQGEMPSYTSAKAAVEGLTRGLARDMGLESIRVNTLVPGWVATPRQLEKRLSEDAQRHICEAQCLKRMVQPEDVAAMALFLAADDSQMCTSQHFIVDGGWV, encoded by the coding sequence GTGACCTTAACGAATCAATACCCCAGCCTTAAAGACCGAGTTGTACTTATTACTGGTGGGGCGTCTGGCATTGGCGCGAACATGGTAGAGGCGTTTTGTCGGCAGCAGGCCATTGTTGCTTTTATCGATATTTTGGCCGACGAGGCTGAAGCTCTAGTCGCGCAACTAACGGCAACCGAAGGGGTGCGTGCGCCACGCTATTTTCAGTGTGACCTACGTGATATTTCACTCTTACAGGCCACGATTAACGCTATTGCCGAGTTGCTCGGCCCAATCGCTGTTTTGTTGAATAACGCCGGTGATGATGAGCGTCATGATTTTCGAGAAGTGACGGTAGACTATTGGGACGATCGAATAGCGGTGAATTTGCGGCATTATTTTTTCGCAGCCCAAGCGGTGTACCCCTATATGCAAAGCCTGGGGTATGGTTCCATTATTAACCTCGGCTCTATGAGTTGGTACGCAAGGCAGGGTGAAATGCCGAGTTATACCAGTGCTAAGGCAGCTGTAGAGGGCCTAACGCGTGGTTTAGCGCGTGACATGGGTCTAGAGTCAATACGTGTGAATACCTTGGTGCCCGGTTGGGTTGCAACACCCCGCCAGCTTGAAAAACGATTGAGTGAAGATGCACAACGTCATATCTGTGAAGCGCAATGCCTCAAACGAATGGTTCAGCCCGAAGACGTTGCAGCAATGGCGTTGTTTCTGGCGGCTGATGACAGCCAAATGTGTACGTCGCAGCACTTTATAGTGGATGGCGGCTGGGTATAG